From Vibrio tritonius, the proteins below share one genomic window:
- a CDS encoding formate--tetrahydrofolate ligase: MLSDIEICRTTPLQPIDDVAHQAGLQTNEFQSQGRYKAKVSLDALNRLKDHPRGKLVVVTAMTPTPLGEGKTVTTIGLAQGLEQLNQSVFACIRQPSMGPIFGVKGGAAGGGYSQVAPMEELNMHLTGDIHAVTAAHNLAAAAIDARIYHEQRNGYEDFTARTGLKALRIDPNHVKWRRVLDHNDRALRMITIGRNEDGKTVNGFEREDGFDISAASELMAILALASDLNDLRQRIGRIVVAYDFDGQPITTEDLQVAGAMTVTMKDTIQPTLMQTLEGVPTLVHAGPFANIAHGNSSIIADNIATRLADFTVTEGGFGSDMGFEKACNIKAKASNIAPDCAVIVATLRGIKANSGRYDLRPGHAIPDSLFAPDSAALTAGFANLQWHINNVTQYGVPAVVAINRFPQDSEEELQQLVDMIKALPQGVEVAISEAFSRGGLGATQLAHCVMKQCEKTVQFTPLYKSEDSLDDKLHAVALKGYGAGSVTYSEKATAQLKRFNELGYSHLSVCMAKTPLSITTDSAIKGAPSGFDVTIRELKLCSGAGFIYALCGSVMTMPGLPDKPAFMSLDIDEQGNIVGLS; this comes from the coding sequence ATGCTGTCAGATATCGAAATTTGCCGCACAACACCACTACAGCCAATTGATGATGTTGCTCATCAAGCGGGTCTACAAACCAACGAGTTTCAAAGCCAAGGTCGCTACAAAGCGAAGGTCTCTCTAGACGCCCTAAACCGCCTAAAAGATCACCCTAGGGGCAAGCTGGTGGTTGTCACTGCCATGACCCCCACTCCGCTAGGCGAAGGTAAAACTGTCACCACGATTGGACTGGCTCAAGGTTTAGAGCAACTCAATCAATCCGTGTTTGCTTGTATTCGTCAACCCTCCATGGGGCCAATTTTTGGCGTCAAAGGTGGTGCCGCAGGCGGTGGTTATTCTCAAGTTGCTCCAATGGAAGAGCTGAATATGCACCTTACTGGTGACATTCACGCCGTCACGGCAGCACATAACCTTGCGGCCGCGGCTATTGATGCTCGTATTTACCATGAACAGCGCAACGGTTACGAAGACTTCACAGCTCGAACAGGATTAAAGGCACTGCGTATCGACCCAAATCATGTCAAATGGAGACGCGTGCTGGATCACAACGATCGCGCACTACGCATGATCACCATCGGACGTAATGAAGATGGCAAAACAGTCAACGGCTTTGAACGTGAAGATGGCTTTGATATCTCAGCCGCTTCAGAGCTGATGGCGATTTTGGCGCTTGCTAGTGATTTAAACGACTTACGTCAGCGTATCGGTCGCATTGTGGTGGCTTATGATTTCGACGGTCAGCCCATTACCACCGAAGATTTGCAAGTGGCTGGTGCCATGACAGTCACCATGAAGGACACTATCCAACCAACGCTAATGCAAACTCTTGAAGGTGTACCAACGCTGGTTCATGCAGGTCCTTTCGCCAATATTGCCCACGGTAACTCATCAATTATCGCGGATAACATCGCAACTCGATTAGCAGATTTTACCGTTACTGAAGGTGGCTTTGGTTCTGACATGGGCTTTGAAAAAGCCTGTAATATCAAAGCAAAAGCATCAAATATCGCCCCCGACTGCGCGGTAATTGTTGCGACCTTACGTGGTATTAAAGCTAACTCAGGTCGTTATGATTTGCGCCCAGGCCATGCGATTCCGGATAGCCTATTTGCACCAGATTCTGCCGCACTCACTGCCGGTTTTGCTAATTTGCAATGGCATATCAACAACGTGACCCAATATGGTGTTCCCGCGGTAGTAGCAATTAACCGCTTCCCACAAGACAGCGAGGAAGAACTACAACAATTAGTGGACATGATCAAAGCCCTACCACAAGGTGTTGAAGTGGCGATCAGCGAAGCCTTTAGTCGCGGTGGATTAGGTGCTACACAATTGGCGCATTGCGTCATGAAACAGTGCGAGAAAACGGTCCAGTTCACGCCACTTTATAAGAGCGAAGACTCTCTGGATGATAAATTGCATGCCGTAGCGCTTAAAGGGTACGGCGCAGGCTCAGTTACCTACTCAGAGAAAGCCACAGCGCAGCTTAAGCGCTTTAACGAGTTGGGTTACAGTCATCTTTCTGTGTGTATGGCGAAAACCCCACTTTCGATCACCACCGATTCGGCCATTAAAGGCGCTCCATCAGGCTTTGATGTGACGATTCGTGAACTGAAACTGTGCTCTGGTGCTGGCTTTATCTATGCCCTCTGCGGCAGCGTAATGACCATGCCAGGACTGCCAGACAAACCCGCCTTTATGTCGTTAGACATTGATGAGCAAGGGAATATTGTCGGATTAAGTTAA
- a CDS encoding ethanolamine ammonia-lyase subunit EutB, whose protein sequence is MSSEYRYQLGSKTFRFRSLKEVMAKASPLRSGDQLAGVCAASAEERVVAQMVLADLPLKTFLNDLVIPYEKDEISRLIIDEHNAKAFIDIAHLTVGDFRNWLLQESTTCVELTRVAPGVTPEMAAAVSKIMRNQDLILVAKKCQVTTAFRNTIGLAGHMSTRLQPNHPTDDMNGIAASIFDGLMYGNGDAVIGINPATDSVSQAIKLMKLMDEVIQHYEIPTQSCVLTHVTNTIECIEQGAPVDLVFQSIGGTEGTNKGFGVSIDVLQQAYDAANSLQRGTVGNNFMYFETGQGSALSSNANHDVDQQTCETRAYALARKFKPLLVNTVVGFIGPEYLFDGKQIIRAGLEDHFCGKLLGLPMGCDICYTNHAYADQNDMDNLLTLLGVANCNFIMGIPGSDDIMLNYQTTSFHDALYARQVLGLKPAPEFEAWLRKMQIFSQDGRTQLSDHMAPAFKQPLSLLQEAV, encoded by the coding sequence ATGAGTTCGGAATATCGTTATCAATTGGGTAGTAAAACGTTTCGTTTTCGCTCCTTAAAAGAAGTGATGGCTAAGGCGTCACCTCTACGTTCAGGAGACCAGCTCGCTGGCGTTTGCGCCGCGTCTGCAGAGGAACGCGTTGTTGCTCAAATGGTATTGGCTGATCTGCCTCTTAAAACTTTTCTAAATGACTTGGTGATCCCGTATGAGAAAGATGAAATATCACGGCTGATCATTGATGAACACAATGCTAAAGCCTTTATAGACATTGCCCATCTCACGGTGGGTGATTTTCGCAATTGGTTATTACAAGAATCCACCACTTGTGTTGAACTAACACGTGTTGCCCCTGGGGTCACGCCGGAAATGGCAGCAGCGGTCAGTAAAATCATGCGTAACCAAGATCTGATTTTGGTCGCTAAAAAGTGCCAAGTGACCACTGCATTTCGCAACACCATCGGTTTGGCTGGGCATATGTCGACTCGACTACAACCGAACCACCCGACCGATGATATGAACGGTATCGCAGCATCGATTTTCGATGGACTTATGTATGGTAATGGTGATGCCGTCATTGGTATCAATCCAGCAACAGACAGCGTAAGCCAAGCGATTAAGCTTATGAAGCTGATGGACGAAGTGATTCAACACTACGAGATCCCAACGCAATCGTGCGTATTAACCCATGTTACCAACACAATTGAGTGTATTGAACAAGGTGCACCAGTGGATTTGGTGTTCCAATCGATTGGTGGAACAGAAGGTACCAACAAAGGGTTTGGTGTCAGCATTGATGTGCTGCAACAAGCTTATGATGCGGCGAACAGTCTACAACGTGGCACGGTTGGCAACAACTTCATGTACTTTGAAACCGGTCAAGGTAGCGCGCTTTCTTCAAATGCGAACCATGATGTTGACCAACAAACTTGTGAAACACGAGCTTATGCGCTCGCTCGTAAGTTCAAACCTTTATTGGTTAATACCGTTGTCGGCTTTATTGGTCCTGAGTATCTGTTTGATGGCAAACAAATTATCCGCGCCGGACTAGAAGATCACTTCTGTGGCAAGCTGCTTGGTCTACCAATGGGTTGTGATATTTGCTACACCAACCATGCCTATGCCGATCAAAACGACATGGATAACTTATTGACCTTACTTGGCGTGGCCAACTGCAACTTCATTATGGGCATCCCGGGTTCTGATGACATCATGTTGAACTATCAGACCACCTCGTTCCATGATGCCTTATATGCACGCCAAGTGCTTGGATTAAAACCTGCCCCTGAATTTGAAGCTTGGTTGCGTAAAATGCAGATTTTCAGTCAAGATGGTCGAACTCAGCTTAGTGATCATATGGCACCAGCGTTTAAACAGCCGCTTAGCCTACTGCAGGAGGCGGTATGA
- the eutC gene encoding ethanolamine ammonia-lyase subunit EutC — protein MNLDKMISGKLSAEQSSPELVHHDPWDTLRQFTQARIGLGRVGTSIPTSELLRFQLSHAQAIDAVHVPLDEDALVTSLTDKENLRPLLPAFHLHSEASDRVTYLQRPDLGRKLSEQGITELKEHSDSRAKPYDLAIVIADGLSSYAIANHAAPFLDALLNQLNADTKQAWDVAPFVIVQQGRVAVGDDVCAAINANEVLILVGERPGLSSPDSLGLYLTWNAYRGIEESLRNCISNVRPEGLRYDAAAHKCFYLLSESRRRHITGIGLKDRSDDHTIEHKAERQFSLVSPS, from the coding sequence ATGAACTTAGACAAAATGATAAGTGGTAAATTGTCCGCTGAGCAATCTTCGCCAGAATTAGTGCACCATGACCCGTGGGATACATTGCGTCAATTTACCCAAGCGCGAATTGGTTTAGGCCGTGTAGGCACCAGTATTCCGACCAGTGAACTGCTGCGTTTTCAACTCTCTCATGCGCAAGCCATTGATGCCGTGCATGTACCGCTGGATGAAGATGCCTTAGTGACCAGTTTGACTGACAAGGAAAACTTGCGCCCTTTACTACCCGCTTTTCATTTGCACAGTGAGGCAAGCGATAGAGTTACTTACCTACAGCGGCCAGATTTGGGGCGTAAGCTGAGCGAACAAGGCATCACTGAGTTAAAAGAGCACAGTGATTCACGAGCTAAGCCTTACGATTTGGCGATTGTGATTGCCGACGGTCTGTCGTCTTACGCCATTGCCAATCATGCAGCGCCATTTTTGGATGCGCTGTTAAACCAGTTAAATGCTGACACCAAACAAGCATGGGACGTTGCCCCGTTTGTGATTGTTCAGCAAGGCCGCGTTGCTGTTGGTGACGATGTCTGTGCTGCGATTAACGCCAATGAAGTGCTGATTTTGGTTGGTGAGCGTCCAGGGCTCAGTTCCCCAGACAGTTTAGGTTTGTATTTAACGTGGAACGCCTATCGCGGCATTGAAGAGTCGCTACGCAATTGTATTTCGAATGTGCGCCCAGAAGGTTTACGTTACGACGCAGCGGCACACAAATGTTTCTATCTTCTTTCAGAGTCTCGTCGTCGTCATATCACGGGCATTGGTTTAAAAGACCGCTCCGACGACCATACCATCGAGCATAAAGCTGAAAGACAGTTTTCTCTCGTTTCTCCGTCCTAA
- the folE gene encoding GTP cyclohydrolase I FolE, with protein sequence MSDLSDSAKLVKEALARRGLETPMTPNDMGREEKKEKIEHHMRDILNILGLDLTDDSLEETPQRIAKMYVDEIFSGLEYKNFPKITVIENKMRVSEMVRVKDITVTSTCEHHLVTIDGKAAVAYIPRGKIIGLSKINRIVRFFAQRPQVQERMTQQILVALQTLLETDDVAVTMDATHYCVKSRGVMDATSETTTTALGGIFKSNPATRSEFLHGLR encoded by the coding sequence ATGTCTGATCTGAGCGATTCAGCGAAGTTGGTTAAAGAAGCGCTTGCCCGTCGTGGTCTTGAGACTCCGATGACGCCTAATGATATGGGGCGTGAAGAGAAAAAAGAAAAAATTGAGCATCACATGCGCGATATTCTCAATATTCTCGGACTGGATCTGACAGACGATAGCTTAGAAGAAACGCCGCAACGTATTGCTAAAATGTATGTTGATGAGATCTTTTCTGGTTTGGAATATAAAAACTTTCCAAAAATCACCGTGATTGAAAATAAGATGCGTGTCAGTGAAATGGTGCGAGTGAAAGACATCACTGTGACCAGCACTTGCGAACACCACCTTGTGACTATCGATGGTAAAGCGGCGGTGGCTTACATTCCACGAGGCAAAATTATCGGTTTGTCTAAAATTAACCGTATCGTGCGTTTCTTCGCTCAGCGTCCACAAGTTCAAGAACGTATGACTCAGCAAATTCTGGTGGCACTGCAAACCCTGCTTGAAACCGATGATGTTGCTGTGACCATGGATGCGACTCACTACTGCGTGAAATCTCGCGGAGTGATGGACGCCACCAGTGAAACCACCACTACAGCATTAGGTGGCATTTTCAAGAGCAACCCTGCAACTCGCTCAGAGTTCCTCCACGGGCTGCGTTAA
- the moeA gene encoding molybdopterin molybdotransferase MoeA, whose translation MGCCDAPGLMPIEDALNKMLSLVSPIDDTVELPLSDALGYVLADNLLSPINVPPFANSAMDGYAVRTAELNGQPLPVAGKSFAGTPFRGEWPANTCIRIMTGAQAPEGADAVIMQELAQVSEQGVLFTVSDVKPGANIRPIGDDIMQGQVVLAKGTRLTPRDIPMIASLGIATVTVLRKPRVAFFSTGDELKPLGSELEAGQIYDSNRYGIKPLIEHFGCEAIDLGIIPDCPDKLKATFEEAQAVADVVVTSGGVSVGEADYTKDILEQLGEIGFWKLAIKPGKPFAFGQLPNALFCGLPGNPVSAFITCYILVQPMLAKLAGHTEWRPQPSIPATTRSAFKKQPGRTDFQRGIYTIENGQFVVESTGNQSSGAFRSMSLANCFVVLERERGRVEVGETVNIELFNSTLY comes from the coding sequence ATGGGATGTTGTGACGCACCGGGCTTAATGCCAATCGAAGACGCATTGAATAAGATGCTTTCCCTCGTATCACCTATTGACGATACCGTCGAGTTACCATTGTCAGATGCTCTAGGCTACGTTCTAGCCGACAATCTGCTCTCACCAATTAATGTTCCCCCCTTTGCTAATTCTGCAATGGATGGGTACGCGGTTCGCACCGCAGAGCTCAATGGTCAACCGCTGCCGGTAGCGGGCAAATCCTTTGCTGGTACTCCATTTAGGGGGGAATGGCCAGCCAATACTTGTATTCGCATCATGACGGGCGCTCAAGCACCCGAAGGTGCTGATGCAGTCATAATGCAAGAGCTTGCTCAAGTTAGCGAACAAGGTGTGCTGTTTACGGTCAGTGACGTGAAACCGGGTGCGAATATTCGACCTATTGGCGATGATATTATGCAAGGGCAAGTTGTTCTCGCGAAAGGCACTCGCCTTACCCCGCGCGATATTCCTATGATCGCCTCTCTTGGTATTGCCACCGTCACTGTGCTACGCAAACCTAGAGTCGCCTTTTTCTCGACAGGGGACGAACTAAAACCTCTAGGCAGTGAACTGGAAGCGGGCCAAATCTACGACAGTAACCGTTACGGCATCAAACCACTGATTGAGCATTTTGGTTGTGAAGCGATTGATCTTGGCATCATTCCCGATTGCCCTGACAAGCTCAAAGCCACCTTTGAAGAAGCACAAGCAGTGGCGGATGTTGTAGTCACCTCTGGTGGTGTCAGCGTCGGTGAAGCCGACTACACCAAAGACATTTTAGAACAGCTTGGCGAAATCGGCTTTTGGAAATTGGCGATAAAACCGGGCAAACCTTTTGCATTTGGTCAGTTACCTAACGCCCTTTTTTGCGGTCTTCCGGGCAATCCAGTATCGGCATTCATCACCTGTTATATCTTGGTGCAACCTATGCTGGCGAAATTAGCCGGACACACGGAGTGGCGACCACAGCCTTCTATTCCCGCAACAACACGTTCAGCCTTTAAAAAGCAGCCCGGTCGAACCGATTTTCAACGGGGTATCTACACCATTGAAAACGGGCAATTCGTGGTCGAAAGTACAGGCAACCAAAGCTCAGGCGCGTTTCGTTCAATGAGCCTTGCGAACTGCTTTGTGGTGTTGGAGCGTGAGCGTGGTCGTGTCGAAGTGGGCGAAACCGTCAATATCGAGCTATTCAACTCAACGCTTTACTGA
- the moeB gene encoding molybdopterin-synthase adenylyltransferase MoeB, whose protein sequence is MDILSDEEMLRYNRQIILKQFDFDGQEALKQSSVLIIGAGGLGCASSQYLAAAGVGKITLVDFDKVELSNLQRQILHHDSDIGRFKVESAADALNEINPHIKIQTIARCLEDQELETLIRHHTVVLDASDNVATRNQLNRLCYESKTPLISGAAIRMEGQVSVFTYQNEDEPCYQCLSGLFGENALTCVEAGVMSPVVGIIGAVQAMEAIKVITRLGTPLTGKILMLDAMSMSWREMKLMKLPTCPVCHH, encoded by the coding sequence ATGGATATTCTCAGTGATGAGGAGATGCTGCGCTATAACCGCCAGATCATCTTGAAGCAGTTTGATTTCGATGGACAAGAGGCCCTCAAACAGAGTTCAGTATTAATTATTGGTGCAGGCGGTCTCGGCTGCGCCAGCAGTCAATATTTGGCGGCGGCCGGTGTTGGTAAAATCACGTTAGTAGATTTTGATAAAGTTGAGCTGTCGAATTTGCAGCGCCAAATTTTGCATCACGACAGTGATATTGGTCGCTTTAAAGTGGAATCGGCTGCCGATGCACTTAATGAAATTAACCCGCACATTAAAATCCAAACTATTGCCCGCTGCCTAGAAGACCAAGAGCTAGAGACCCTTATTCGTCATCACACCGTGGTTTTAGATGCCAGTGACAACGTAGCAACACGCAACCAACTCAACCGCCTTTGTTATGAAAGTAAAACACCGTTAATCTCTGGCGCAGCCATTCGTATGGAGGGACAAGTGAGTGTTTTTACCTATCAAAATGAAGACGAGCCTTGCTACCAATGCTTAAGCGGGCTGTTTGGCGAAAATGCTCTGACCTGTGTGGAAGCTGGGGTTATGTCGCCTGTGGTTGGCATTATTGGGGCAGTACAAGCAATGGAAGCCATAAAAGTGATAACCCGCCTTGGCACACCGCTTACAGGCAAGATTTTGATGCTGGATGCGATGTCGATGTCATGGCGTGAAATGAAATTAATGAAATTGCCCACGTGTCCCGTTTGTCATCACTAA
- a CDS encoding sulfurtransferase has product MSPLVSAAWLKEHHYDANVIILDASIEFQIPGEGHKDTFNIITRARRFDYDEVFCDKNSTLPHMMPSEQRFNILAQDLGINQNSVIVVYDNSGTFASPRAWWMFRAMGHEQVYVLDGGLTEWKAIGGDTTQQYEPVATQGNFRGQLQSGYFVDADYVLAQISNDTSLTIDARGAARFYGEIEEPRAGVRSGHIPSAVNLPFTELMNEHRFKPIEDLKPIVTNVLNASKQEYLFSCGSGVTACIVLLAAALCGYEHLAVYDGSWTEWGQRTDLPIETR; this is encoded by the coding sequence ATGAGCCCCCTTGTTTCTGCAGCATGGCTTAAAGAACACCATTACGATGCTAATGTGATAATTTTGGATGCCAGTATTGAATTTCAAATCCCTGGTGAAGGCCATAAAGATACATTCAATATTATCACTCGTGCGCGTCGCTTCGACTATGATGAGGTGTTTTGCGATAAAAACAGCACACTTCCGCACATGATGCCCTCTGAGCAGCGTTTTAATATCTTGGCCCAAGATTTAGGTATCAACCAAAATTCGGTGATCGTGGTCTACGACAATAGCGGTACCTTTGCGTCACCTCGTGCATGGTGGATGTTCCGCGCAATGGGACATGAGCAAGTCTATGTTCTGGATGGTGGCCTCACTGAATGGAAAGCGATTGGCGGCGATACCACACAGCAGTATGAACCAGTAGCGACTCAAGGTAACTTTCGTGGTCAACTGCAATCCGGTTATTTCGTTGATGCCGACTATGTCCTGGCCCAAATCAGTAACGATACCAGCTTAACCATCGATGCTCGGGGAGCAGCGCGCTTTTATGGTGAAATAGAAGAGCCTCGTGCTGGTGTGCGTAGTGGTCACATTCCTAGTGCAGTAAACCTCCCTTTTACTGAACTAATGAATGAACATCGCTTTAAACCGATTGAAGATTTAAAACCCATCGTCACAAACGTTTTAAACGCCAGTAAACAAGAGTACCTATTTAGTTGCGGCTCCGGCGTTACCGCGTGCATTGTGTTACTTGCGGCCGCGCTGTGTGGCTATGAGCACTTAGCCGTTTACGATGGCTCATGGACAGAATGGGGACAACGTACGGATCTGCCAATAGAAACTCGCTGA
- a CDS encoding sugar-binding transcriptional regulator produces MNISKPEISVEDSDLLTEISVAYYQDGATQEDISKKYGISRAKVGRLLKQARDEGIVEITVKYHPVFSAKIEQRLMERFGIKRALIALDQPTEELQRQQVAGLVSNYLSQTLKSGMVVTVGQGRNVSAVAHHMGVITPRDCTFVSGIGGIHPRGSAFNADHICRQLAKKYGGTSETLYAPAYAENLEQKMVFMQNSTVKQTLDLARKADMALVGIGDMSENSYMVDLGWFTPDEVVQARLHQGVVGDFAGHDFFDVKGGIAKTVMSDRVIGMSIEEFRPISEVIAIAAENSKPLALLGALRTGAVDVVATSVSNALTVLNLAEQMHSARLMVD; encoded by the coding sequence ATGAATATATCCAAACCCGAGATTTCAGTAGAGGATAGCGATCTACTCACCGAAATTTCTGTGGCTTATTATCAAGATGGTGCAACTCAGGAAGATATTTCAAAGAAATACGGTATCTCTCGCGCTAAAGTTGGGCGGCTGTTAAAACAAGCGCGTGATGAAGGTATTGTCGAGATCACCGTGAAATACCATCCGGTTTTTAGTGCCAAAATTGAGCAGCGTTTGATGGAGCGCTTCGGTATTAAGCGCGCTTTGATTGCTCTCGATCAGCCCACCGAAGAGTTGCAACGCCAGCAAGTGGCGGGTTTGGTTTCTAACTATCTCTCCCAAACACTTAAAAGCGGTATGGTGGTGACTGTGGGGCAGGGACGTAATGTGTCTGCCGTTGCTCATCATATGGGGGTTATTACTCCCCGTGACTGTACCTTTGTTAGTGGGATTGGTGGTATTCACCCTCGTGGTAGTGCGTTCAACGCGGACCATATTTGTCGTCAGTTAGCCAAAAAATACGGCGGTACTTCCGAGACGCTTTATGCGCCAGCTTACGCAGAAAACCTCGAGCAAAAGATGGTGTTTATGCAAAACAGCACTGTAAAACAAACCTTGGATTTAGCACGTAAAGCGGATATGGCGTTAGTTGGTATTGGTGATATGAGCGAAAACAGCTACATGGTGGATTTGGGGTGGTTTACGCCCGATGAGGTGGTACAGGCGCGCTTGCATCAAGGCGTAGTGGGCGATTTCGCTGGACACGACTTTTTTGATGTCAAAGGTGGTATTGCCAAAACGGTGATGAGCGATCGAGTGATTGGGATGAGTATTGAAGAGTTTCGTCCGATTTCTGAAGTGATTGCCATAGCCGCAGAAAACAGTAAACCATTGGCACTATTGGGTGCGCTGCGCACTGGGGCGGTGGACGTGGTCGCGACCAGTGTAAGTAATGCATTAACCGTTTTGAACTTGGCTGAGCAAATGCACAGTGCCCGTTTGATGGTTGATTAG
- the tal gene encoding transaldolase: MSNKLEQLRKLTTVVADTGEIDAIKKYQPEDATTNPSLILKAAQIAEYAPYIDQAVKAAKELSTDKAQQLEDACDMLAVNIGKEILKTIPGRISTEVDARLSYNTEASVEKARKLIKLYNDAGISNDRILIKLASTWEGIRAAEILEKEGINCNLTLLFSFAQARACAEAGVFLISPFVGRIMDWYKAKEGRDFTPSEDPGVLSVTKIYNYYKEHGYNTVVMGASFRNIGEILELAGCDRLTIAPALLKELEESEGVVEEKLKDSNGNAARPAAMTHAEFLWDHNQDPMAVEKLAEGIRNFAIDQGKLETMIQAKL, encoded by the coding sequence ATGAGCAACAAATTAGAGCAACTTCGTAAATTAACTACAGTCGTGGCAGATACTGGTGAAATTGATGCGATCAAAAAATACCAACCAGAAGACGCTACCACTAACCCTTCTCTGATTCTTAAAGCCGCTCAAATCGCTGAATATGCACCTTATATCGACCAAGCAGTAAAAGCAGCAAAAGAACTTAGCACTGACAAAGCTCAACAGCTTGAAGATGCTTGCGACATGCTGGCTGTGAACATCGGTAAAGAGATTTTAAAAACCATCCCAGGTCGTATCTCTACTGAAGTAGACGCTCGTCTTTCATACAATACGGAAGCAAGCGTTGAAAAAGCACGTAAACTGATCAAGCTGTACAACGACGCTGGAATCAGCAACGACCGCATCTTGATCAAACTGGCTTCAACTTGGGAAGGTATCCGCGCAGCAGAGATCCTAGAAAAAGAAGGCATCAACTGTAACCTAACTCTTCTATTCTCATTTGCTCAAGCGCGAGCTTGTGCTGAAGCTGGCGTATTCCTGATTTCTCCATTCGTTGGTCGTATCATGGACTGGTACAAAGCGAAAGAAGGCCGTGACTTTACGCCTTCAGAAGATCCAGGCGTACTGTCTGTAACAAAAATCTACAACTACTACAAAGAACACGGTTACAACACCGTGGTTATGGGTGCAAGCTTCCGTAACATCGGTGAGATTTTAGAATTAGCAGGTTGTGACCGCCTAACTATCGCACCAGCACTACTTAAAGAACTGGAAGAGTCTGAAGGTGTTGTTGAAGAAAAACTTAAAGATTCAAACGGCAATGCAGCACGTCCTGCAGCAATGACTCACGCTGAATTCCTATGGGATCACAACCAAGACCCTATGGCTGTTGAAAAATTAGCTGAAGGTATTCGTAATTTTGCGATCGACCAGGGTAAATTGGAAACCATGATCCAAGCTAAACTGTAA